A single region of the Arthrobacter sp. zg-Y820 genome encodes:
- a CDS encoding dicarboxylate/amino acid:cation symporter — protein MTSQTSSPQTSAGRRLPRWVTSFGPQIIAALFVGLLLGLLAKEMGPVGEDEPNWLTTTLNTIGTSYVSLLKAAVVPLIFTAVVSSIANLREVSNAARLAWQTLLWFAITALIAVTIGILLGVILQPGANADAAPPADYEGSTGSWMGFLTGLIPANFMGLTASSTAVDPSTVTTALNFNVLQVLVIAIAVGIAALKVGAPAAPFLALNASALAVIQKVLWWIIRLAPLGTVGLIGRAVATYGWDTIGSLGMFVVAVYVGLALVLFVVYPVLIKAHGLSVKQWFSGAWPAIQLGFVSRSSVGTLPLTQRVTERNMGVPRAYASFAVPLGATTKMDGCASIYPAIAAIFVAQFFGIDLGFTDYLLIALVSVLGSAATAGTTGAVVMLTLTLSTLGLPLAGVGLMLAVDPILDMGRTAINVAGQTVIPTIVAKRNGMLDTAMYNAKRNGDPFADDSTEVEVPVLVPAGASGVAASGAAAGVAAADGTSAAGISLPGAGAACATGPAPSSASAADKR, from the coding sequence GTGACTTCACAGACTTCCTCCCCCCAGACTTCCGCCGGCCGCAGGCTGCCCCGGTGGGTTACTTCCTTCGGACCGCAGATCATCGCCGCCCTGTTTGTGGGCCTGCTGCTGGGCCTGCTGGCCAAGGAGATGGGCCCGGTTGGCGAGGACGAGCCCAACTGGCTGACCACCACGCTGAACACCATCGGCACGAGCTACGTCTCGCTGCTGAAGGCCGCCGTGGTCCCCCTGATCTTCACCGCCGTCGTCAGCTCCATCGCCAACCTGCGCGAGGTCTCCAACGCCGCACGCCTGGCCTGGCAGACGCTGCTGTGGTTCGCGATCACCGCGCTGATTGCCGTGACGATCGGCATCCTGCTGGGCGTGATCCTGCAGCCCGGCGCCAATGCCGACGCCGCGCCGCCCGCCGACTATGAAGGCAGCACCGGCAGCTGGATGGGCTTCCTGACCGGCCTGATTCCGGCGAACTTCATGGGCCTGACCGCTTCTTCCACCGCCGTGGACCCGAGCACCGTCACCACCGCCCTGAACTTCAATGTCCTCCAGGTGCTCGTGATCGCGATCGCCGTCGGCATTGCCGCCCTGAAGGTGGGTGCGCCCGCCGCGCCGTTCCTGGCCCTGAACGCCTCCGCCCTGGCCGTCATCCAGAAGGTCCTCTGGTGGATCATCCGCCTGGCTCCGCTGGGCACCGTGGGCCTGATCGGCCGCGCCGTCGCCACCTACGGCTGGGACACCATCGGCTCGCTGGGCATGTTCGTGGTGGCCGTGTACGTCGGCCTGGCCCTGGTCCTCTTCGTGGTCTACCCCGTGCTGATCAAGGCCCACGGCCTGTCCGTGAAGCAGTGGTTCTCCGGCGCCTGGCCGGCCATCCAGCTCGGCTTCGTCTCGCGCTCCTCGGTGGGCACCCTGCCGCTGACGCAGCGCGTGACCGAGCGCAACATGGGCGTGCCGCGCGCCTACGCCTCCTTCGCTGTGCCGCTGGGTGCCACCACAAAAATGGACGGCTGCGCCTCGATCTACCCGGCGATTGCCGCGATCTTCGTGGCGCAGTTCTTCGGCATTGATCTGGGCTTCACCGACTACCTGCTGATTGCCCTGGTCTCGGTGCTCGGTTCGGCCGCCACGGCCGGCACCACCGGCGCCGTGGTCATGCTGACCCTGACGCTGTCCACGCTGGGTCTGCCTCTGGCCGGCGTCGGCCTGATGCTGGCCGTCGACCCCATCCTGGACATGGGCCGCACCGCCATCAACGTGGCCGGACAGACCGTGATCCCGACGATCGTCGCCAAGCGCAACGGCATGCTGGACACCGCAATGTACAACGCCAAGCGCAACGGCGATCCGTTCGCCGACGACTCCACCGAGGTCGAGGTCCCGGTGCTGGTTCCGGCCGGCGCTTCGGGTGTGGCCGCTTCGGGTGCCGCTGCGGGTGTCGCTGCTGCGGACGGAACGTCTGCTGCGGGCATCTCCCTGCCGGGTGCCGGGGCTGCGTGCGCAACCGGCCCGGCGCCGTCGTCGGCTTCCGCTGCCGACAAGCGCTGA